Proteins encoded together in one Marinobacter salsuginis window:
- a CDS encoding LamG domain-containing protein, which produces MSSLKSVLAVTGLALLLSACGGESTEQLPNTSQNSGTVTYNGPAPATDDVANFKRTVWDNLVTQDKCGACHGSSGQAPTFVNEQDVNLAYAQANSIVNLSDPSQSTMVTKVAGGHNCWLQSTSACVDILTTYISNWAGGSEGSAKTVELRAPALKEPGATVALPSAPGLFSSTVYPVLTQYCSDCHGDGGQTPYIASADVTTAYDQAKSRIDPMNPGASRLVERLRYDFHNCWDDDCEASADLMELKILEMVQDLSAQPVDPAMVASKALNLEADGLLANSGGRFEDNVIALYEFKFGEGQTAFDTSGVSPALDLTLSGNVDWVGGWGIDLGPAGENEQGFMVPAGKAQGSTTASRKLHTLLTASGEYSIEAWVAPGNITQEDARIVTYSGSSTTRNVTLSQSLQRYEVLHRSTTSDENTPFATQDADMLLQATLQHVVVNYTPATGRQIFVNGVPTGDVDPDDGGLLTEWDDSFALVLGNETDGNSPWQGAIRMVAIHNRALTPEQVQANFEVGVGQKFYLLFGVSHLIDVPESFIVFEVSQFDSYAYRFTSPFFISLDDTAEPSNIALRGMRLGINGKEATVGQAWANLDVVLDADSYEPGTGQPLSSLGTIIALENGPGNDEFFLTFDQLGSNSFARSEPSLPPQPEPADLEPSSEIGLKTFDEINESMSRMTGVPTTNQAVFNTYTTVKQQLPTVETIQGFLSSHQMAVTQMAIQYCDALVSNAQLRDQMFPGFDFSAPASTAFDHGGKSLVTGPLLSRFVGSNLASQPGDSTIETELSSLMDRLTSCGAGCEPDRTETVVKASCAAVLGSATTLVQ; this is translated from the coding sequence ATGAGCTCCCTCAAATCGGTTCTTGCTGTCACTGGCCTGGCGCTTCTGCTGTCAGCCTGTGGTGGCGAATCCACGGAACAGTTGCCGAATACCTCCCAGAATTCCGGTACGGTTACCTACAACGGGCCTGCTCCTGCGACGGATGATGTAGCCAACTTCAAACGCACCGTCTGGGACAACCTGGTTACCCAGGATAAATGCGGCGCGTGCCATGGCTCCAGTGGTCAGGCACCTACGTTCGTCAACGAGCAGGACGTCAACCTTGCCTATGCCCAGGCAAACTCGATTGTTAATCTTTCAGATCCATCCCAGTCCACAATGGTGACCAAGGTAGCCGGTGGCCATAATTGCTGGCTGCAGAGCACTTCGGCGTGTGTGGACATTCTTACCACCTACATTTCCAACTGGGCCGGCGGCTCTGAAGGCTCTGCAAAAACTGTCGAACTCCGCGCACCGGCCCTCAAAGAGCCGGGTGCCACGGTTGCCCTGCCCAGCGCCCCTGGCCTGTTCTCCAGCACCGTATACCCAGTACTCACACAGTATTGCAGTGACTGCCACGGGGACGGAGGCCAGACCCCCTACATCGCCAGTGCCGATGTCACCACCGCCTACGATCAGGCGAAAAGCCGCATTGATCCGATGAACCCGGGCGCATCCCGCCTGGTTGAGCGCCTGCGCTATGACTTCCATAACTGCTGGGACGACGACTGTGAAGCTTCCGCCGATTTGATGGAGCTGAAGATTCTTGAAATGGTTCAGGACCTGAGCGCCCAGCCCGTGGACCCGGCGATGGTAGCGAGCAAAGCACTCAACCTCGAGGCAGACGGCCTGCTTGCCAACTCCGGAGGCCGCTTTGAGGACAACGTGATTGCCCTGTACGAATTCAAGTTCGGCGAAGGCCAGACAGCCTTTGACACCAGCGGCGTATCGCCGGCGCTGGACCTTACCCTCAGCGGAAATGTCGACTGGGTTGGCGGCTGGGGCATCGACCTTGGCCCGGCCGGCGAAAACGAACAGGGCTTTATGGTCCCGGCCGGTAAGGCCCAGGGCAGCACCACCGCGAGTCGCAAGCTCCACACGTTGCTGACCGCCTCCGGTGAATACAGCATCGAAGCTTGGGTCGCCCCGGGAAATATTACTCAGGAAGATGCCCGCATCGTGACCTACTCGGGTTCATCCACCACGCGCAACGTTACCCTGAGCCAGTCGCTCCAGCGTTACGAGGTACTGCACCGCAGCACCACCAGTGACGAAAATACGCCTTTCGCAACCCAGGACGCCGACATGCTTCTGCAGGCAACCCTGCAGCACGTTGTGGTGAACTACACCCCGGCGACCGGGCGTCAGATCTTCGTGAATGGCGTTCCAACCGGGGATGTTGATCCGGACGACGGTGGACTGTTGACAGAATGGGACGACAGCTTCGCCCTGGTGCTGGGCAACGAAACGGATGGCAATTCGCCCTGGCAGGGCGCGATCCGGATGGTTGCCATCCATAATCGTGCGCTGACACCGGAGCAGGTCCAGGCCAACTTCGAAGTCGGTGTAGGCCAGAAGTTCTACCTGTTGTTCGGCGTCTCTCACCTGATCGACGTGCCCGAGAGTTTCATTGTGTTCGAAGTCAGCCAGTTCGACAGTTACGCGTACCGGTTCACCAGTCCTTTCTTCATCAGCCTGGATGACACCGCCGAACCGTCAAACATCGCGCTGCGAGGCATGCGACTGGGCATCAATGGCAAAGAAGCGACGGTGGGACAGGCCTGGGCCAACCTGGACGTTGTCCTGGATGCTGACAGTTACGAGCCCGGGACCGGGCAACCGCTCTCTTCTTTAGGCACCATCATTGCGCTGGAAAACGGGCCAGGAAATGATGAGTTTTTCCTGACCTTCGACCAACTGGGAAGTAACAGCTTTGCCCGGTCAGAGCCGTCGCTGCCTCCGCAGCCGGAGCCTGCAGATCTGGAACCGTCATCGGAGATCGGCCTGAAGACCTTTGACGAGATCAACGAGTCCATGTCGCGAATGACCGGTGTTCCCACGACCAATCAGGCCGTATTCAACACGTACACCACCGTAAAGCAGCAATTGCCCACGGTGGAGACTATCCAGGGCTTCCTGTCCTCTCATCAGATGGCGGTTACTCAGATGGCCATTCAGTATTGCGATGCCCTGGTCTCCAATGCGCAGCTTCGGGACCAGATGTTCCCCGGGTTCGATTTCTCCGCCCCGGCCAGCACGGCATTCGACCACGGCGGCAAGAGCCTCGTAACCGGGCCGCTGCTGTCCCGGTTCGTGGGCAGCAACCTGGCATCACAGCCTGGTGATAGCACAATCGAAACTGAGCTCAGTTCGCTCATGGATAGACTGACCAGCTGTGGCGCGGGTTGCGAGCCTGACCGCACAGAAACGGTCGTAAAGGCAAGCTGCGCAGCAGTGCTTGGCAGTGCCACCACCCTGGTTCAGTAG
- a CDS encoding general secretion pathway protein GspF — translation MFIRKSRKKPLANGSPLLHDDHGKPRTRREFIAQGLMAGSATVFGASLFSLFGNPRMASAALSSDLETLKQSCGIAVQGAGKIPFICFDLAGGANIAGSNVLMGKSGGQMDFLSTAGYNKLGLPGDMLPNDPAFVNTELGLAFHSDSGFLRGILQSTSAGTRAATDGAIIAARSENDTGNNPHNPMYGIHRAGADGSLLSLVGSQSSESGGNSLAPMNLINPEVRPTKIDRPSDVTGLVDVGDLIGILDQQDAVAVMESIQRISDAKMNQVNTSISTDEVVKDLVRCGYVKSADLADRFGNPADLDPELDLEIVGPTGIFSRDEFNSNREFRKTASVMKLVLSGYAGAGTITMGGYDYHTGERGTGERRDEQAGRCMGACLEYAARVGMPLMLYVFSDGSVSSNGRIDDSMDGRGKGEWTGDNQQTAASFFLVYNPAGRPTPIRRQIGFMRSDASVETASSPAANNVNQLVQTVLLNYMALHGEQADFGSRFNGHGLGNGTSQDSLIAFSNVVNGTIGN, via the coding sequence ATGTTTATACGCAAGTCACGTAAAAAGCCTTTGGCCAACGGCAGCCCACTGCTCCACGACGACCACGGCAAGCCAAGAACACGTCGCGAGTTTATCGCGCAGGGCCTTATGGCAGGCTCGGCAACCGTGTTTGGGGCGTCTTTGTTCAGCCTCTTCGGTAATCCCAGAATGGCGTCCGCAGCGCTCTCTTCCGATCTGGAAACCTTGAAGCAAAGCTGTGGCATAGCGGTTCAGGGCGCAGGCAAGATCCCGTTCATCTGTTTCGACCTGGCAGGCGGCGCCAATATTGCCGGTTCTAACGTGCTGATGGGCAAATCCGGGGGGCAAATGGACTTCCTGAGCACCGCAGGTTACAACAAACTCGGCCTTCCGGGAGACATGCTGCCCAACGACCCAGCATTCGTGAACACCGAGCTGGGTCTTGCTTTCCATTCGGACAGCGGCTTCCTGCGAGGCATCCTGCAGAGCACCAGTGCCGGAACCCGCGCAGCAACTGACGGCGCCATTATTGCGGCTCGCTCGGAAAACGACACTGGCAACAACCCCCACAACCCGATGTATGGTATCCATCGCGCAGGTGCTGATGGCTCCCTGCTCTCTCTGGTGGGCTCCCAAAGCTCTGAATCCGGCGGTAACTCGTTGGCGCCCATGAATCTGATTAATCCGGAGGTTCGCCCCACCAAGATTGACCGGCCGTCAGACGTCACTGGGCTGGTGGACGTGGGCGACCTGATCGGGATTCTGGATCAGCAAGATGCTGTTGCAGTCATGGAGTCTATCCAGCGGATCAGTGACGCCAAGATGAATCAGGTCAACACGAGTATCTCCACGGATGAAGTGGTCAAGGACCTGGTCCGCTGCGGTTACGTAAAGAGCGCCGATCTTGCCGACCGATTCGGCAACCCGGCGGACCTGGATCCGGAGCTGGATCTCGAAATCGTTGGCCCCACAGGCATCTTCAGCCGCGATGAGTTCAACAGTAACCGCGAATTCCGTAAAACTGCCTCTGTCATGAAGCTGGTTCTAAGCGGCTACGCCGGCGCCGGTACGATAACCATGGGCGGCTACGACTATCACACCGGTGAGCGCGGAACGGGCGAACGTCGTGACGAACAGGCCGGCCGGTGTATGGGCGCCTGCCTGGAATACGCTGCTCGGGTGGGCATGCCACTGATGCTTTATGTATTCAGTGACGGTTCGGTGTCGAGCAACGGTCGGATTGATGATTCCATGGACGGTCGTGGCAAGGGCGAATGGACCGGCGACAACCAGCAGACGGCCGCATCTTTCTTCCTCGTTTACAACCCTGCTGGCCGCCCCACTCCGATTCGCAGGCAGATCGGCTTCATGCGTTCTGATGCATCGGTGGAAACCGCTTCCAGCCCCGCGGCCAACAACGTCAACCAGTTGGTGCAGACCGTGTTGCTCAATTACATGGCACTACACGGGGAACAGGCTGACTTTGGCAGTCGTTTCAACGGCCACGGGCTGGGCAACGGCACCTCTCAGGACAGCCTGATAGCCTTCTCGAATGTCGTGAACGGTACAATCGGAAACTAA
- a CDS encoding SH3 domain-containing protein, producing the protein MPIAILVFLLFFPAQSWAGWLWGQGDEDVAQVHVTEPYIEWRTGPATGYPVFHTSEQGEWLTILQRKTSWLKVTDSRGREGWVAVADIAQTVDATGNRVDLQVPDFDSFSDRRFEAGLMMGEFDGAAVTAGYGGFWMTRNLSAELWASQILGSASEIRKVDANLVHQPFPHWRVSPFFTLGVGHIWVDPKATLAEPEERDNAIGHAGLGIRAYITDRYFIRAEVKDYKVFTTRSTNEEATEWKIGLSIFF; encoded by the coding sequence ATGCCCATTGCCATTCTCGTGTTTCTGTTGTTTTTTCCGGCCCAGAGCTGGGCTGGTTGGCTGTGGGGTCAGGGTGACGAGGACGTCGCGCAAGTGCATGTGACCGAACCTTACATTGAATGGCGAACCGGCCCGGCAACTGGCTATCCGGTTTTTCACACCAGCGAGCAAGGAGAGTGGCTGACCATTCTTCAGCGCAAGACAAGCTGGCTCAAAGTTACTGATTCCCGGGGTCGGGAAGGCTGGGTAGCTGTTGCCGATATCGCACAGACAGTGGACGCCACGGGTAACCGGGTGGATCTTCAGGTCCCGGATTTTGATTCTTTCAGTGATCGGAGGTTCGAGGCCGGTTTAATGATGGGCGAATTTGATGGTGCCGCCGTCACCGCCGGTTACGGTGGTTTCTGGATGACTCGGAACCTGTCTGCCGAGCTGTGGGCCTCCCAGATTCTGGGCAGTGCGTCGGAGATTCGGAAGGTCGATGCCAATCTGGTGCATCAGCCATTTCCACACTGGCGGGTATCCCCCTTCTTTACCCTCGGGGTCGGGCATATCTGGGTGGATCCCAAGGCCACCCTGGCTGAGCCGGAAGAGCGGGACAACGCTATCGGCCATGCCGGCCTTGGCATCCGGGCCTACATCACCGATCGATATTTCATCCGTGCCGAAGTGAAGGACTACAAAGTGTTCACTACCCGGTCCACCAACGAAGAAGCGACAGAATGGAAAATCGGACTAAGCATCTTTTTCTGA
- a CDS encoding PD40 domain-containing protein encodes MSSETGFVTLEIKSPNLNICRSARLAIALGSFTVLSGCLSSSDSQQADPVVVENPVAYVERALLFDENTGALVEDNLADPSAFRPGARLLLKASATADAETRDIASRAFAGPEFLDDNGQLRYDVKDLHVSHDGARLLFAMRAPEIEDADDEDQPTWNIWEYDVSADTLRRIIGSDVTARAGQDVAPAYLPDGRIVFSSTRQRISKAVLLDEGKPQYSGLDEEGDSPAFVLHVMDDDGENIEQITFNQSHDLDPMVADDGTIVFSRWDNAGQTRNNGVNLYRVNPDGTGLSYLYGRHSHDSVPEANGIQYLQPRKSDSGNLLVQLRPFESDDYASVLAEVDVEQFVEANLRIDGTEGTGQQPLVPGVGLDGQLSLKGSYASVSPLLDGTNRYLVSWTPCRLREVATDRIVNCTDDRLESEAYLPAEPVYGLWLLDINSETQRPVVPPVEGVQFDEAVLMKERPLEGFIPESQFAGPEGALKDAGYGVLHIRSVYDIDGVDTTPAGIDVMADPLQTPPEDRPARFLRLEKPVAIPDENVRDFDNSAFGRSRAQLMREILGYVPIEPDGSVKVAVPANVAFAISVLDEQGQRIGARHQNWLTVRPGETLECAGCHNPNTPTPHGRPDAGPDPVWGGAATTGIPFPNTDPGLFADMGETMAEVFARINDIRRPTPDVIYADEWSGDAVDPKPDSFSYAYGELQTPQPISGVCASDWAPNCRIVINYEQHIHPLWSLNREVLDPNTMAVVDDYTCTSCHTDTDAADAQQVPAGQLDLGDGPSPDEPLHFNAYRELLFPDSEQELVNGALIDVLVDSGEVLRDEEGNPILDANGNEQPILVTVPVQASMSVNGARASNFFDVFAEGGTHRDFLTPSELRLIAEWLDVGGQYFNNPFDAPED; translated from the coding sequence ATGTCATCCGAAACAGGGTTTGTCACGTTGGAAATTAAGTCACCCAATCTGAACATCTGTCGCAGTGCTCGTCTGGCTATCGCGCTTGGCTCGTTTACTGTGCTTTCTGGCTGCCTTTCGAGCAGCGACAGCCAGCAGGCGGATCCGGTTGTTGTCGAGAACCCGGTGGCGTATGTCGAGCGAGCTCTGCTTTTTGATGAGAACACCGGCGCCCTGGTGGAGGACAACCTCGCAGACCCTTCGGCCTTCCGTCCCGGTGCCAGGCTGCTACTGAAGGCCAGTGCGACGGCCGACGCTGAAACACGGGATATTGCTTCCAGAGCGTTCGCCGGGCCGGAATTTCTCGATGACAACGGCCAGTTGCGTTACGACGTTAAAGATCTCCATGTCTCCCATGATGGCGCCAGATTGCTGTTCGCCATGCGCGCTCCTGAAATCGAGGACGCCGATGACGAGGATCAGCCAACCTGGAATATCTGGGAATACGACGTTAGTGCAGACACCCTGCGTCGGATCATTGGCTCGGACGTTACCGCACGCGCAGGCCAGGATGTTGCTCCCGCCTATCTGCCCGATGGCAGAATCGTTTTCTCCTCTACCCGTCAGCGGATCTCCAAGGCGGTATTGCTTGATGAAGGCAAGCCTCAATACTCCGGCCTGGACGAAGAGGGCGACAGCCCTGCGTTTGTCCTGCATGTGATGGACGATGATGGCGAGAACATCGAACAGATTACGTTCAACCAGAGTCACGACCTCGATCCAATGGTGGCTGACGACGGCACCATTGTTTTCAGTCGCTGGGACAATGCCGGCCAAACCCGAAACAACGGTGTAAACCTCTATCGCGTTAATCCCGATGGCACCGGGTTGAGCTATCTCTACGGTCGTCATTCCCACGATTCCGTGCCTGAGGCGAACGGCATTCAGTATCTCCAGCCTCGTAAGTCGGACAGCGGCAATCTGCTGGTTCAGTTGCGTCCCTTTGAGAGTGATGATTACGCCTCTGTGCTGGCGGAGGTAGACGTCGAGCAGTTTGTCGAGGCCAATCTCCGCATCGACGGAACCGAGGGCACGGGTCAGCAACCTCTGGTTCCCGGCGTGGGTCTGGACGGGCAGCTATCGTTGAAGGGCAGCTACGCATCGGTTTCTCCCTTGCTGGACGGGACCAACCGTTATCTTGTGAGCTGGACTCCCTGCCGTTTGCGGGAGGTAGCAACCGACCGGATTGTGAATTGCACGGATGATCGCCTGGAGTCGGAAGCGTATCTGCCCGCAGAGCCCGTCTACGGTCTCTGGCTTCTTGATATCAACAGCGAAACGCAGCGGCCGGTGGTTCCACCGGTGGAAGGTGTCCAGTTTGATGAAGCGGTCCTGATGAAAGAACGGCCCTTGGAAGGCTTCATTCCTGAATCGCAGTTTGCTGGTCCAGAAGGCGCGCTGAAGGATGCCGGTTACGGCGTTCTGCACATTCGAAGTGTGTATGATATCGATGGTGTCGATACCACTCCTGCAGGCATCGATGTTATGGCCGATCCGCTGCAGACACCGCCCGAAGATCGTCCCGCCAGATTTTTGCGTCTGGAAAAACCCGTCGCCATCCCCGATGAAAACGTCCGGGATTTTGATAACAGCGCGTTTGGCCGGAGCCGCGCTCAATTGATGCGGGAAATCCTGGGTTACGTGCCGATCGAGCCGGATGGCTCCGTGAAGGTGGCAGTGCCGGCCAATGTCGCGTTCGCCATCAGTGTGCTGGATGAGCAAGGCCAGCGAATCGGTGCGCGGCACCAGAACTGGCTCACGGTGCGTCCCGGTGAAACCCTCGAGTGCGCAGGCTGCCACAACCCGAACACTCCTACGCCCCATGGCAGGCCGGATGCCGGACCTGATCCTGTATGGGGTGGGGCAGCAACCACCGGTATTCCGTTTCCGAATACCGACCCGGGCCTGTTTGCCGATATGGGTGAAACCATGGCAGAGGTGTTTGCTCGCATCAACGATATTCGCCGACCGACGCCGGATGTCATCTATGCCGATGAGTGGTCCGGTGATGCGGTGGATCCCAAGCCTGACAGCTTTTCCTATGCCTATGGCGAGCTGCAGACCCCGCAGCCCATATCCGGCGTTTGCGCCAGCGACTGGGCGCCGAATTGTCGGATTGTCATTAACTACGAGCAGCATATTCATCCGCTCTGGAGCCTGAATCGGGAGGTGTTGGATCCGAATACGATGGCAGTTGTGGATGACTATACCTGTACCAGTTGTCATACCGACACCGATGCGGCCGACGCTCAGCAGGTGCCGGCTGGACAGCTGGATCTGGGCGATGGCCCGTCACCCGATGAACCGCTGCACTTCAACGCTTACCGTGAATTGCTTTTCCCTGATAGCGAGCAAGAACTTGTTAACGGAGCCCTGATCGACGTACTCGTGGACTCGGGAGAGGTTTTGAGGGACGAAGAGGGCAACCCCATTCTGGATGCCAATGGCAATGAGCAACCCATCCTCGTGACAGTGCCTGTGCAGGCTTCAATGTCTGTCAACGGCGCCCGTGCCAGTAATTTCTTTGATGTGTTTGCCGAGGGGGGAACGCACCGCGATTTCCTGACACCGTCGGAGCTCAGACTGATCGCGGAATGGCTGGATGTTGGCGGCCAGTATTTCAACAACCCGTTCGATGCCCCGGAAGACTGA
- a CDS encoding alpha-glucosidase family protein, producing MIKNPDWWRGAVIYQVYPRSFYDSNGDGIGDLPGVTAKLDYIASLNVDAIWLSPFFTSPMKDFGYDVSDYRNVDPIFGTLEDFDELIAEAHKRDLKIMIDQVLSHSSDQHPWFVESRANRDNPKADWYVWADPKSDGTPPNNWLSVFGGSAWAWDSRRKQYYLHNFLTSQPDLNFHTPEVQKQVLSDVKFWLDRGVDGFRLDAINFCFHDPKLRDNPASKAVAEGSIGVRKENPYAYQFHKFDKTQPENIDFLKRLRALLDQYPGTTTVGEIGDDNSLQTMADYTSGGDKLHMAYSFDLLTEQHGADFFHKTVNTIEGKLTDGWPCWAIGNHDVARVATRWNATSEQQLKAYMAMLLTLRGSVCIYQGEELGLTEAELQYEDLVDPYGITFWPEYKGRDGCRTPMVWHHEESHAGFSDARPWLPVYDDHYNAAVAVQHAEDNSVLAAYRAFLGWRKDQPILLKGDIEFSKSPKNTLVYTRSLGDETVMVALNLSEAAVTIPMPGAGTPEPDTPDFVGGQWHGKDLTLGPWGVDIARL from the coding sequence ATGATCAAGAACCCGGACTGGTGGCGTGGCGCCGTCATTTATCAAGTTTATCCGCGAAGTTTCTACGACTCCAACGGCGATGGTATCGGCGACCTGCCGGGGGTAACCGCCAAGCTGGACTATATTGCCAGCCTGAACGTGGACGCTATCTGGCTGTCTCCGTTTTTTACCTCCCCGATGAAAGACTTTGGCTATGATGTCTCGGACTATCGCAATGTGGACCCAATTTTCGGCACGCTTGAGGATTTTGACGAGCTGATCGCCGAGGCCCACAAGCGGGACCTGAAGATCATGATCGATCAGGTACTGAGCCATTCCTCGGACCAGCACCCCTGGTTCGTTGAGAGTCGTGCCAACCGTGACAACCCAAAGGCTGATTGGTACGTATGGGCCGATCCGAAATCCGATGGTACGCCGCCGAACAACTGGTTGTCGGTCTTTGGTGGCTCGGCGTGGGCCTGGGACAGTCGCCGAAAGCAGTATTACCTGCACAACTTCCTGACCAGCCAGCCGGACCTGAACTTCCACACTCCGGAGGTTCAGAAGCAGGTTCTGTCGGACGTTAAATTCTGGCTCGACCGCGGTGTCGACGGGTTCCGCCTGGATGCCATCAACTTCTGCTTCCACGACCCCAAGCTGCGAGACAACCCTGCCAGCAAGGCTGTTGCTGAAGGCTCTATCGGCGTGCGCAAGGAAAACCCCTACGCCTACCAGTTCCACAAGTTCGACAAGACCCAACCGGAAAACATCGATTTCCTGAAGCGTCTTCGTGCGCTGCTGGACCAGTACCCGGGCACTACCACGGTCGGCGAGATCGGCGACGACAATTCCCTTCAGACCATGGCCGATTACACCAGCGGTGGCGACAAACTGCACATGGCCTATTCCTTCGATCTGCTGACAGAGCAGCACGGTGCGGATTTCTTCCACAAGACCGTGAACACCATTGAGGGCAAATTGACCGACGGCTGGCCCTGCTGGGCCATCGGCAACCACGATGTCGCCCGAGTGGCCACTCGCTGGAACGCAACCTCGGAGCAGCAGCTCAAGGCCTACATGGCCATGCTATTGACCCTGCGCGGCAGCGTTTGCATCTACCAGGGTGAAGAACTGGGCCTGACCGAGGCCGAGTTGCAATACGAAGATCTTGTCGATCCCTACGGCATTACCTTCTGGCCGGAATACAAGGGCCGGGATGGTTGCCGCACGCCCATGGTCTGGCACCACGAGGAATCCCACGCCGGATTCTCCGATGCACGCCCCTGGCTGCCGGTTTATGATGATCATTACAACGCAGCTGTCGCTGTCCAGCACGCCGAGGACAATTCCGTGCTCGCCGCTTACCGGGCGTTCCTGGGCTGGAGAAAAGACCAACCCATCCTGCTCAAAGGGGACATCGAGTTCAGCAAGAGCCCGAAGAATACCCTGGTTTACACCCGCAGTCTGGGTGATGAAACCGTGATGGTGGCACTGAATTTGAGCGAGGCCGCCGTCACCATTCCAATGCCCGGAGCCGGAACGCCCGAACCTGATACCCCGGATTTCGTGGGCGGCCAGTGGCATGGCAAGGATCTGACACTCGGGCCCTGGGGCGTCGACATCGCCCGGCTCTGA
- a CDS encoding outer membrane beta-barrel domain-containing protein: MENRTKHLFLKPACLAAGLCVAGVAQAQDDRPLIEPDVTPVPVTEAMIDTENFEIGAFVGVLNIEDFESSLLYGGKLTYHLSESFFFEAGIGFAEGGETSFEKLAGNVEVLTDSERDYSYYNINLGYNVLPGEAFLTENYAFNTNFYLIAGAGATDFAGDTRFTLNAGAGYQVLLTDSVAVHIGVRQHYYRIDVLGAEKTSMNTEVSTGLSVFF; encoded by the coding sequence ATGGAAAATCGGACTAAGCATCTTTTTCTGAAACCAGCGTGCCTCGCGGCAGGGCTATGTGTAGCGGGTGTTGCCCAGGCCCAGGATGATCGGCCGCTGATCGAGCCTGACGTAACCCCGGTACCGGTTACCGAGGCAATGATCGACACCGAGAACTTTGAAATCGGCGCGTTTGTGGGTGTCCTGAACATCGAGGACTTCGAGTCTTCACTGCTCTATGGTGGCAAGCTCACCTATCACCTCAGTGAGTCTTTCTTCTTCGAGGCCGGAATCGGCTTCGCGGAGGGCGGAGAAACCAGTTTCGAAAAGTTGGCGGGTAACGTTGAAGTGCTCACCGATAGTGAGCGGGATTACAGCTATTACAACATCAATCTGGGCTACAACGTGCTGCCGGGGGAGGCCTTCCTCACCGAAAACTACGCGTTCAACACCAATTTCTATCTGATTGCAGGGGCAGGAGCCACCGATTTTGCCGGTGATACCCGCTTTACCCTGAACGCCGGTGCGGGCTACCAGGTGCTGTTGACGGACAGCGTTGCCGTTCACATTGGCGTGCGACAGCACTACTACCGAATCGACGTTCTGGGGGCCGAGAAAACCTCCATGAACACCGAGGTCAGCACTGGCCTGTCCGTCTTTTTCTGA
- a CDS encoding FAD:protein FMN transferase translates to MMHAGFRERSVRVLAVASCLWLIGFAGAASAEWYRFSDTAMTTPIELEFWAEDEDLAEKVGEEVLAVFHQVDEQMSRYREDSEVSRLNRNAANGPVTVSDDLFAVLEKAREVSVLSDGAFDITFGSVGYLYDFRAGKKPTEEQLQSGLPRVNFRDVILDQGAQTVEFRQEGILVDLGGIAKGYAVDLGIERLVSSGIRHARLSAGGDMRLLGDKRGRPWYVGIRDPRSEGRNAVVLPLQDVAVSTSGDYERFFMDEAGDRVHHILSPETGKSVQGVQSVTIIGEDALTTDGLSTAVFVLGPQKGLEMIERLKGIDVVVIDDQRMMHVSEGLVPPQSD, encoded by the coding sequence ATGATGCATGCAGGATTTCGAGAGCGTTCAGTGCGTGTCCTGGCAGTGGCATCCTGTCTCTGGCTTATTGGCTTTGCGGGCGCTGCCAGCGCAGAATGGTACCGGTTCTCAGACACCGCCATGACGACGCCCATCGAACTGGAATTCTGGGCAGAGGATGAGGATCTGGCGGAGAAGGTCGGGGAAGAGGTGCTGGCGGTTTTTCATCAGGTTGATGAGCAGATGAGTCGCTACCGGGAGGACTCGGAAGTTTCCCGACTGAACCGCAACGCCGCCAATGGTCCCGTAACCGTCAGTGACGACTTGTTCGCGGTGCTTGAGAAAGCGCGGGAGGTGTCGGTGCTCAGTGATGGCGCCTTCGACATCACCTTTGGTTCGGTCGGTTACCTGTACGACTTCAGAGCCGGCAAAAAGCCCACGGAGGAGCAGCTACAATCTGGCTTGCCCCGGGTGAATTTCCGGGATGTGATTCTTGACCAGGGTGCGCAAACCGTTGAATTTCGCCAGGAGGGGATCCTGGTGGATCTGGGCGGCATTGCCAAGGGCTATGCCGTTGATCTGGGGATTGAGCGCCTGGTCAGCTCTGGTATCCGCCATGCGCGGCTGAGTGCCGGAGGCGATATGCGGTTACTCGGAGACAAGCGGGGCCGACCCTGGTACGTGGGCATCCGGGATCCCCGCTCAGAGGGGCGCAATGCCGTGGTTCTGCCGCTGCAGGACGTGGCGGTGTCCACCTCTGGCGACTACGAGCGGTTTTTCATGGATGAAGCGGGAGATCGGGTCCATCACATTCTGTCTCCCGAAACCGGCAAATCCGTTCAGGGGGTCCAGAGCGTGACGATTATTGGCGAGGATGCGTTGACAACCGACGGCCTTTCCACGGCAGTCTTCGTGCTCGGCCCCCAAAAGGGACTGGAGATGATCGAGCGTTTAAAGGGTATCGATGTGGTTGTTATCGATGACCAGCGCATGATGCACGTGTCAGAAGGGCTCGTTCCACCCCAATCCGACTAG